From the Streptomyces sp. Sge12 genome, the window GGTCTCGGCCTTGATCAGGATGGCGCCGAGCGCGGCCAGGGTGCCCAGGAAGGCCCACAGCCAGTCGGCGCCGCCGGGGCCCCACAGGTCGGCGGCGCGCAGGCCGAAGCCGACCAGGACCGCGGCGTCGCACAGATAGGCGCCGACCCGGTCCAGGTAGACGCCGGAGAGCGAGTACTGCTTCTTCCAGCGGGCCACTTCGCCGTCGACGCAGTCGAGCAGCAGGTACATCTGGACCGCGACCACGCCGAGGACGGCGCCCAGGATGCCCGGCACCAGCAGGGCCGGGAGGGCGAGGACGCCGGCGAGGGTCATCAGGTAGGTCAGCTGGTTCGGCGTGACCTTGGTGGTGACCAGGTAGCGGGTGATGCGCAGGGAGACCTCGCGCATGTAGAGGCGCCCGCCCCAGTGCTCGCCGCTGACCCGGTCCTTGACACCCGCGGGGTGGACGACCGGCCTCAGTTCAGCTACGGATGGTCTTGACATAGTCGGCGTAAGCGTCCCTGATCTCGGCGGCGGACAGGTTGAGGTGCTCCAGGATCGTGAAGCGTCCCGGGCGGGTCTGGGGGGCGTACTCGACGGCCGCGACGAACTCGTCGACGCTGAAGCCGATCTCCTCGGGTCCGACCGGCAGGCCGTGCCGGCGCAGTACCTCGACGAAGAGGCCCGACTGTTCGGCGGCCCCGCGCAGGTGCATCGCGAAGGCGGCGCCGATGCCGACCTGCTCGCCGTGGAGCGCGGAGCGTCCCGGGTGGAGCAGGTCGAAGGCGTGGCTGATCTCGTGGCAGGCGCCGGACGACGGGCGGGAGTCCCCGCTGATCGACATGGCGATGCCGGAGAGCACCAGCGCCTCGGAGAGCACGGTGAGGAACTCGTCGTCGCCGCATCCGCCGGGGTGGCGCAGTACGGACTCGCCGGCGGTACGGGCCATGGCGGCGGCCAGGCCGTCGACGGGCTCGCCGGTGATCTTGTGCGAGAGCTCCCAGTCGGCGATCGCCGAGATGTTGGAGATCGCGTCACCGATGCCGGCGCGGATGAACCGGACCGGTGCTTCCTTGATCACGTCGAGGTCGATCACCATGGCGATCGGCGTGGGCACGCCGTAGGAACCGCGGCCGTTGTCGTTGTCCAGGATGGACACCGGCGAGCAGATGCCGTCGTGCGAGAGGTTGGTGGCGACGGCCACCATGGGCAGCCCGACCCGCGCCGCGGCGTACTTGGCCACGTCGATGATCTTGCCGCCGCCCAGGCCCACGACGGCGTCGTAGCGGCGGCCCTTTATGTCGTCGGCCAGCTTGACCGCGGAGTCGATGGTGCCGTCGACGACCGCGTACCAGTCGGCGTGCGGCAGGACGGGCTCCAGCTTGGCGCGCAGCGCCACGCCGGAGCCTCCGCTGATCGCGATGGCCAGCTTGCCGGAGGCGGAGATCCGCTGGTCGGCCAGGAGGCCGGCCAGGTCGTCCATCGCCCCGCGACTGATGTCGACGACGACGGGCGAGGGGATGAGCCTCGTCAGTACTGGCATGCGATCGTCCGGCCCTTGGCGAGGTCGTCGTGGTTGTCGATCTCGACCCACTTGACGTCGCCGATGGGGGCCACGTCGATGGTGAAGCCGTCGTTGACGAGCTGCTGGTAGCCGTCCTCGTAGTAGAGGTCGGGGTCGCGCTCGAAGGTGGTCTTCAGCGCCTCGGCGAGCTGCTCGGCGGCCTCGGGCTCGATGAGGGTGACACCGATGTACTCGCCGGTGGCGTCGGCGGGGTCCATCAGCTTGGTGATCTTCTGCACGCCCTTCCCGTCGGCGGTGACGACCTTCATCTCCTCGTCGGCCAGGTTCTTGACCGTGTCGAGGGCGAGGATGATCTTCTGGCCGTTGCCGCGGGCGGCGAGCAGGGTGCGCTCGACCGAGACCGGGTGGACGGTGTCGCCGTTGGCGAGGATCACGCCCTGCTTGAGGACCTCACGCGCGCACCACAGGGAGTAGGCGTTGTTCCACTCCTCGGCCTTGTCGTTGTCGATCAGCGTGATCTTGACGCCGTACTTGGCCTCCAGGGCCTCGCGGCGGGCGTACACGGCTTCCTTGCGGTAGCCGACGACGATGGCGACCTCGGTCAGGCCGACCTCGGCGAAGTTGCCCAGCGTCAGGTCGAGAACCGTCAGGCTCTCCTCGTCACCCTCGGGGCCGACCGGCACGAGCGCCTTGGGCAGGGTGTCGGTGTAGGGACGCAGACGGCGTCCGGCACCG encodes:
- a CDS encoding CDP-alcohol phosphatidyltransferase family protein, with protein sequence MSRPSVAELRPVVHPAGVKDRVSGEHWGGRLYMREVSLRITRYLVTTKVTPNQLTYLMTLAGVLALPALLVPGILGAVLGVVAVQMYLLLDCVDGEVARWKKQYSLSGVYLDRVGAYLCDAAVLVGFGLRAADLWGPGGADWLWAFLGTLAALGAILIKAETDLVGVARHQAGKPVVKDAAAEPRAKGMAFARRAAAALKFHRLILGIEASLLILVLAVVDQVQGDLYWSRVGVAVLAGIAMLQTVLHLVSILASSRLK
- a CDS encoding iron-containing alcohol dehydrogenase family protein, with product MPVLTRLIPSPVVVDISRGAMDDLAGLLADQRISASGKLAIAISGGSGVALRAKLEPVLPHADWYAVVDGTIDSAVKLADDIKGRRYDAVVGLGGGKIIDVAKYAAARVGLPMVAVATNLSHDGICSPVSILDNDNGRGSYGVPTPIAMVIDLDVIKEAPVRFIRAGIGDAISNISAIADWELSHKITGEPVDGLAAAMARTAGESVLRHPGGCGDDEFLTVLSEALVLSGIAMSISGDSRPSSGACHEISHAFDLLHPGRSALHGEQVGIGAAFAMHLRGAAEQSGLFVEVLRRHGLPVGPEEIGFSVDEFVAAVEYAPQTRPGRFTILEHLNLSAAEIRDAYADYVKTIRS
- a CDS encoding phosphocholine cytidylyltransferase family protein, with product MIGLVLAAGAGRRLRPYTDTLPKALVPVGPEGDEESLTVLDLTLGNFAEVGLTEVAIVVGYRKEAVYARREALEAKYGVKITLIDNDKAEEWNNAYSLWCAREVLKQGVILANGDTVHPVSVERTLLAARGNGQKIILALDTVKNLADEEMKVVTADGKGVQKITKLMDPADATGEYIGVTLIEPEAAEQLAEALKTTFERDPDLYYEDGYQQLVNDGFTIDVAPIGDVKWVEIDNHDDLAKGRTIACQY